In a single window of the Desulfovibrio sp. TomC genome:
- a CDS encoding efflux RND transporter periplasmic adaptor subunit, translating into MILRAALLAAGLVLAGPCATLAQAPATPAPQAETAERASFRPAEITFSGKLYSPVKLSVFLPYNAKILSLSGQIGQKVKRGDVLATYEIPLETRMDEKTKLSPANIKDLEHKLAVADKEIDRLTAKGRELEAMSQRNMTSQQAMSMNAKEIDVYRKDKAAVSEQLSLARDLLGDRVELAEDHFGKGVGVGKVPKDGIIKAPNDGFVMWMNPELRAGVKLAKEAELFQVGSLNPMIIRAQVHEIEAQKLKDGEAAVVTFDSIPGKKFAASVSRIPWAPIPAALQQPSYYEIELTIPNPDAELKEGLKGQITIQPGK; encoded by the coding sequence ATGATACTTCGTGCCGCGCTTCTGGCGGCCGGTCTTGTGTTGGCCGGACCTTGCGCCACCCTGGCCCAGGCTCCGGCCACGCCGGCTCCCCAGGCGGAAACCGCTGAGCGGGCCTCGTTCCGGCCTGCGGAAATCACCTTTTCCGGCAAGCTCTACAGCCCGGTCAAACTCTCGGTCTTCCTGCCGTACAATGCCAAAATCCTAAGCCTTTCCGGGCAGATCGGGCAGAAGGTCAAGCGCGGCGACGTCCTGGCCACCTACGAGATCCCGCTGGAAACCCGGATGGATGAGAAGACCAAGCTCTCGCCGGCCAACATCAAGGATCTCGAACACAAGCTGGCCGTGGCCGACAAGGAAATCGACCGCCTCACCGCCAAGGGCCGCGAGTTGGAGGCCATGAGCCAGCGCAACATGACCTCGCAGCAGGCCATGTCCATGAACGCCAAGGAAATCGACGTTTATCGGAAAGACAAGGCGGCCGTCAGCGAGCAATTGTCCCTGGCCCGGGACCTCCTCGGCGACCGGGTGGAACTGGCCGAGGACCACTTCGGCAAAGGCGTTGGCGTTGGCAAGGTGCCCAAAGACGGCATCATCAAGGCCCCCAACGACGGTTTCGTCATGTGGATGAACCCGGAACTGCGCGCCGGGGTCAAACTGGCCAAGGAAGCGGAACTGTTTCAGGTCGGTTCGCTCAACCCCATGATCATTCGGGCCCAGGTCCACGAGATCGAGGCCCAGAAGCTCAAGGACGGCGAAGCGGCAGTGGTGACGTTCGATTCCATCCCCGGCAAAAAATTTGCTGCGTCGGTGTCGCGTATTCCCTGGGCGCCCATCCCGGCCGCCTTGCAGCAGCCGTCGTATTACGAGATCGAGCTGACCATTCCGAACCCGGATGCCGAGCTGAAAGAAGGTCTCAAAGGTCAGATCACCATTCAGCCCGGTAAGTAG
- a CDS encoding glycosyltransferase family 2 protein → MPHMLSIIIPLYNEQDNIEPLYTKLDAIMPTLGQPYEIILVNDGSADATRERIDALAARDDRVRVVHLRRNFGQTPAMMAGIDMARGHILIPMDGDLQNDPADIPKLLAKLDEGFDVVSGWRKDRKDNPIKRNLPSRMANWLISFISGVHLHDYGCSLKAYRRDIIKGVKLYGEMHRFIPIHAAWQGARVTEVGVTHHPRIHGESKYGMERTIKVILDLMTVKFMDKYAQKPMYLFGGFGLASIAVSMFFFFFMLYCKFFLNKSFIETPLPLGVVMFMLIGIMAIFMGLIAEILMRTYHESQDKPTYIVDCTRNCKE, encoded by the coding sequence ATGCCGCATATGCTTTCCATCATCATCCCGCTTTATAATGAGCAGGATAATATCGAGCCGCTTTACACCAAGCTCGACGCCATCATGCCCACCCTGGGCCAGCCCTACGAGATCATTCTGGTCAATGACGGCTCGGCCGACGCCACCCGGGAGCGCATCGACGCCCTGGCCGCGCGCGACGACCGGGTGCGCGTGGTCCATCTGCGGCGCAATTTCGGCCAGACCCCGGCCATGATGGCCGGCATCGACATGGCCCGGGGGCATATTCTTATCCCCATGGACGGTGATCTGCAAAACGATCCGGCCGACATCCCCAAGCTCCTGGCCAAGCTCGACGAGGGCTTTGACGTCGTTTCAGGCTGGCGCAAGGATCGCAAAGACAATCCCATCAAGCGCAATCTGCCAAGCAGAATGGCCAACTGGCTCATCTCGTTTATTTCCGGTGTGCATCTCCACGACTACGGCTGTTCGCTTAAGGCCTATCGCCGCGACATCATCAAGGGGGTCAAGCTCTACGGCGAGATGCACCGGTTCATTCCCATCCATGCCGCTTGGCAGGGAGCGCGGGTGACCGAAGTGGGCGTCACCCACCATCCGCGTATTCACGGCGAATCCAAGTACGGTATGGAGCGGACCATCAAGGTCATCCTCGATCTCATGACCGTCAAGTTCATGGACAAGTACGCCCAGAAACCCATGTACCTCTTTGGCGGCTTCGGCCTAGCCAGTATTGCCGTTTCCATGTTCTTCTTTTTCTTTATGCTCTATTGCAAGTTCTTTCTCAATAAGAGCTTCATAGAAACGCCGCTGCCGCTTGGCGTGGTCATGTTTATGCTTATCGGCATCATGGCCATCTTTATGGGCCTTATTGCGGAAATCTTGATGCGCACCTACCACGAGTCGCAGGACAAGCCGACCTACATTGTTGACTGCACCCGAAACTGCAAGGAATAG
- the asnB gene encoding asparagine synthase (glutamine-hydrolyzing), which produces MCGICGFIGPGGAGELAAMNAALARRGPDGEGRFMDARRGVYLAHRRLAIIDLEGGAQPMATADGQLVVTYNGEIYNHLELRRELSARGHRFVSDHSDTEILLHGWREWGEGLPERLNGMWAFALYDTARGQLFCSRDRFGKKPFFYAAGGGFFAFSSELSSLMAHPKLADRAVSRASLRKYFAYGFIPAPNALYVGTHKLPGGCNLLLDVDDPKAQPRRWWTFRLEPDQRLAQAPQAAVAGRVLELLEAAVARRLMSDVPLGIFLSGGVDSSAVTALAARHDSGIRAFSIGFDDPAFDESAKSREAAEALGVPRHTARLTLETALALMPEIVGRLDEPMGDVSLIPTALLCRETRRHVTVALGGDGADELFAGYDPFRAVRAAEWYSRLTPRPIHQALALLAARLPVGHGYMAASFKINRFLRGLSQPKPLWNPVWLGPLAPEEIADVFAEPVDPEDLYSEAIEIYESCRSTDMIDRTMEFYTRLYLQDDILVKTDRAGMMHSLEVRAPFLDIELVDYVRTIPAGLKYHRGITKYILKKALEAVLPSSIIYRKKQGFGVPIGRWLAGGALPMGPASPLEAGLNTTAIEARIAQHRAGRADHRLFLWNCWVLRHMDLGGGRLAL; this is translated from the coding sequence GTGTGCGGCATCTGCGGTTTCATTGGCCCAGGCGGGGCAGGGGAGCTGGCCGCCATGAATGCGGCCCTGGCCCGGCGCGGTCCGGACGGGGAAGGGCGTTTTATGGATGCCCGGCGCGGGGTCTATCTGGCTCATCGCCGGCTGGCCATCATCGACCTGGAAGGCGGAGCCCAGCCCATGGCCACGGCCGATGGACAGCTGGTCGTCACCTACAACGGCGAGATTTATAACCATCTCGAACTGCGCCGGGAGCTTTCCGCCCGGGGCCACCGCTTCGTCTCGGACCACAGCGACACTGAGATTCTCCTCCACGGCTGGCGGGAGTGGGGCGAAGGCCTGCCCGAACGCCTAAACGGCATGTGGGCCTTCGCCCTCTACGATACGGCCCGGGGACAGCTCTTCTGCTCCCGCGACCGCTTCGGCAAAAAGCCTTTTTTTTATGCTGCGGGTGGGGGATTTTTTGCCTTTTCCTCGGAACTGTCGAGCCTCATGGCCCATCCGAAGCTGGCCGACCGGGCCGTGTCCCGCGCCAGTCTGCGCAAATATTTCGCCTACGGATTCATTCCGGCCCCAAACGCCCTGTACGTCGGCACGCATAAGCTCCCTGGCGGCTGCAATCTGCTCCTGGACGTGGACGATCCGAAGGCGCAGCCGCGCCGGTGGTGGACGTTTCGCCTGGAGCCGGACCAGCGGCTGGCCCAGGCCCCCCAGGCGGCCGTGGCCGGGCGCGTTCTGGAGCTTTTGGAGGCGGCCGTGGCCCGGCGGCTCATGTCCGACGTGCCGCTCGGCATTTTCCTGTCCGGCGGGGTCGACTCCTCGGCCGTCACCGCCCTGGCCGCCCGCCACGACAGCGGCATCCGCGCCTTTTCCATTGGCTTTGACGATCCGGCCTTTGACGAATCGGCCAAGAGCCGGGAAGCCGCCGAGGCGTTGGGTGTTCCCCGCCATACGGCCCGGCTCACCCTGGAAACGGCGCTCGCCCTCATGCCGGAGATCGTTGGCCGCCTGGACGAACCCATGGGCGATGTGTCGCTTATTCCCACGGCGCTTTTGTGCCGCGAGACCCGCCGGCACGTCACGGTGGCCCTGGGCGGCGACGGTGCCGACGAACTCTTTGCCGGCTACGATCCCTTCCGGGCCGTGCGGGCGGCCGAATGGTACAGCCGGCTGACGCCCCGGCCCATCCACCAGGCCCTGGCCCTCTTGGCGGCCCGGCTGCCGGTCGGTCACGGCTACATGGCCGCCAGTTTTAAAATAAACCGCTTCCTGCGCGGCCTGTCCCAGCCCAAGCCCTTGTGGAATCCGGTCTGGCTCGGGCCGCTGGCCCCGGAAGAGATCGCCGACGTGTTCGCCGAACCCGTGGATCCAGAAGACCTCTACAGTGAGGCGATCGAGATCTATGAGTCCTGCCGGTCCACGGATATGATCGACCGCACCATGGAATTTTACACCCGGCTCTATCTGCAAGACGACATCCTGGTCAAAACCGACCGGGCCGGCATGATGCATTCCCTGGAAGTGCGCGCCCCGTTTTTGGACATCGAGCTGGTCGATTACGTGCGCACCATTCCGGCCGGGCTTAAGTATCATCGGGGCATCACCAAATACATTCTCAAAAAGGCCCTGGAAGCAGTCTTGCCGTCGAGCATCATCTACCGCAAAAAGCAGGGCTTCGGCGTGCCCATCGGCCGCTGGCTGGCCGGTGGTGCATTGCCCATGGGACCGGCTTCGCCGCTGGAAGCCGGCCTCAACACGACCGCCATCGAGGCCCGCATCGCCCAGCACCGGGCCGGCCGGGCCGATCATCGCCTGTTTCTCTGGAATTGCTGGGTCCTTCGCCATATGGACCTGGGGGGAGGCCGTCTTGCACTTTGA